A genomic region of Trifolium pratense cultivar HEN17-A07 linkage group LG3, ARS_RC_1.1, whole genome shotgun sequence contains the following coding sequences:
- the LOC123918056 gene encoding NAD(P)H-quinone oxidoreductase subunit O, chloroplastic, with protein MAFSVTHCYYNSFPYLSHFSKTSTTKHVRCSFPLIRAGQAGEPGSSQPQPQPKPETKSDASSSSSTTAAKSSPAAPKTLPKKPVYSLKKGQIVRVDKEKYLNSINYLSVGHPTYYKGLDYIYEDRGEVLDMRIFETGEYALIAWVGVPTAPAWLPTYMLIKSEKLDYERL; from the exons ATGGCTTTCTCTGTGACTCACTGCTACTACAACTCCTTCCCTTATCTTTCTCATTTCTCAAAAACCTCGACAACGAAACATGTCCGTTGTTCTTTCCCATTGATTCGTGCAGGTCAAGCCGGTGAACCGGGCAGCTCACAGCCACAGCCACAGCCAAAGCCAGAGACTAAGAGTGATGCTTCCTCATCCTCCTCTACTACTGCTGCTAAGTCTTCACCTGCTGCCCCTAAGACTCTTCCCAAGAAACCTGTTTATTCAT TGAAGAAAGGTCAGATAGTGAGGGTGGATAAGGAGAAATATCTTAATAGCATCAAT TATCTTTCTGTTGGGCACCCAACCTATTACAAAGGATTAGACTACATTTATGAAGACCGCGGTGAG GTTCTGGATATGCGAATATTTGAAACAGGAGAGTATGCACTC ATTGCATGGGTAGGAGTTCCCACTGCTCCAGCTTGGCTTCCTACATACATGCTTATAAAG TCGGAGAAGCTAGATTATGAGAGGCTATAA